A stretch of Fusarium poae strain DAOMC 252244 chromosome 2, whole genome shotgun sequence DNA encodes these proteins:
- a CDS encoding hypothetical protein (BUSCO:57632at5125), with amino-acid sequence MSAYYTYNAHPVHPAPMSHNHHAGRNRRAPRLSMSQQVQRQFRSGPRNMNLKDPEAAAITSFRTKFETSRSFDLEDDMEFCPGLLTENDYVSISSASERSSLASNSPDSSPTQHPNTVAPGFSLNSTSPAFIPPSYQHQPSMKLHQPSATRGRNAIPIINPATGITMSSPPQSVSPGRMQQSLRRW; translated from the exons ATGTCTGCATACTATACATACAACGCTCACCCAGTGCACCCCGCTCCCATGTCGCACAACCACCATGCCGGCCGAAATCGCAGAGCTCCTCGTCTCTCCATGTCTCAACAAGTCCAGCGCCAGTTCCGATCTGGTCCCCGTAACATGAACTTGAAGGATCCCGAGGCTGCTGCCATCACCTCTTTCCGAACCAAGTTTGAGACTAGCCGATCTTTTGATCTTGAGGACGATATGGAGTTCTGCCCCGGTCTGTTGACTGAGAACGAC TACGTGTCTATCTCCAGCGCGTCCGAGCGTTCCTCACTAGCCAGCAACTCTCCCGACTCTTCTCCCACGCAACACCCCAACACTGTTGCTCCTGGCTTCTCTCTCAACTCAACATCCCCCGCTTTCATCCCTCCCTCTTACCAGCATCAGCCAAGCATGAAGCTTCACCAGCCCTCCGCCACCCGCGGCCGCAATGCCATCCCCATCATCAACCCTGCTACTGGCATCACCATGTCAAGCCCTCCCCAGTCAGTATCGCCTGGCAGGATGCAACAGTCTCTTCGCCGATGGTAA